The Ananas comosus cultivar F153 linkage group 4, ASM154086v1, whole genome shotgun sequence region GAATAACTTATCACGAGAAAAACAACTCGTTGGCTAATTTAGAATCAATTCGGCGGCATCAttagaaaaaagcaaaaaaagaaagataacgTTACTTATCGTATAACATAACATATGCCTCCTCAGAGACAATAAAGCGTCTTTGTTTCAGACTTTCAACAGGCTCAGGACACTATCATTCGAGTTTTTTGAGTTAAAAAGGCATGTAGTTTTAGTGGATCCTGACTCTCAAAAGCAAATTTCTCAGTGACATATGCAAAGGATCTGACGAGTAAAGAGCGCGGACTTCGGGCCCCTAACTCCAGTACCGAGCGCGAAGCAGAAGATTATGAGTTTCCAGTTTTGCATCAGCACATCTAAAGAACCTGATAAAGGACACAATCGCTCATCTGCGGCTCTTCTCCTCTATGTGTGATCGAAGCTGAATcttaatttattgtaaaaaaaaagtagctATCATGTTGCCTAATCATTCTTCCTCCGGCCCCCAAATGGCCAAGGCGATGAACCTTCGTTCTCCAAATTTGGAACTGATTACGCAAACGCATTATCGAGTCTCGATATGCATACCAACGTTTAGAATGTTTAGTGAAATGTTGCAAATCGAGGTTAAAGAACATTGCTGCTCAGTTCCATTCATCTGCTCTGCTGCACTACGCGGACATAAAACACAAGTAGCGATTATTCTCCTAACTAATCGCCCCTACAGATCTGAAAATAcaaggaaaaaaacaaacaaaaaaaaaagcaacaccaaaaaaaaaaaaaaaaaaaaaatcttattttagcttttggaCGGAGGAGGAGGGTGGGTGTTAGGCTGGGCCTCCGCGTCGACGGGGCCAGAGCCCTTGGCGAAGATCCCGGACCTGGCGAACAGAAACCCTAGGGCGTGTCCCACGATGGCGGCGATGAGGACTCCGACGTTGAAGGACATGACGGCGAGCATGACCAAGTAAGCGATCCCCATCCGCGCGGCGTGGAGGAGCGTGAGGAGCGCCGCGGCGAGGGGGCCGGATCCGGGGCGCGCGAGGCGTCCGGACGCGGCGGAGAAGGCCTCGGCGAGCGCGGCGAGGGCGAGCACGAAGACGAGGGAGGCGACGTACATGCCGAGGCCGCGGTCGCCGGGCCAATCGGAGAAGAGCACCTGGACGCGCTTCCCCCAGAAGAAGGTCAtgtgcatcatcatcatcttacCGTTACCCCCCATGCCGTCGTCGCTGGGCATGGGCGTGGGCATGCTCATGCTCGATGGTGGCGGAGGCATTGGCATGGGCATGCCCATCCCATCCCCCATGCCGCTTCCTCCCCCCATTGCCATCTCCCCGACGAGAAAGAAGAGtaaagcagagagagagagagattagcgATCAATTTGTTGTTGGTTAGTCGTAACTATCCGTGTTTACTATATATTTCCTCTGGCGATACCTGACATGTGGCGCTCTTGTTCATCACGCATTCCTATGGTTTTGGTAGTTTGTTACGCTTTGCCGTTTAGGAGTGATGGACGGCTCTGATTGAGTGttgggggtaaaaaaaaaaaaaaaaaaaaacaagcaaagCTGGTGTTGAAGCTCTGGCGCCATGCTTGGGCCACAAACGGACGCGAGCTAAAAACGGGAAAGAAACAAACGGGAAGTCGCTGTCATTGGGCTGGGCCTGGGCCCACACTAGGCTGGCTCTGTTAATTCGGGTAATACTATAGCGAGGCGGATGCCGCCCCTTGCGCACTACGCGTCTATCTATTCCTATTCGGTTAGATAATAACGCACAACGAGTAATCATTCACGGTCCATGCAACATAGGTGTGacaaaatgatcttttctttcgTTGACAACCTTGCACCAGATACAGCGAATTTTGTAGTCCGGTTATAGGCCGGGTTCAAGGAAAAATTCTAAACACCAGTGCCATACGAGAGGAGCTGGTGCAATTTATGGTGGGGGCCAGGCCCAGCAGTTTTTTATTTAGTGCATTATATTTGTCTTTTGTGCATCCAACAGTGGTCTGGGGACTTGAAGTGCGCTGTTCAATGCGCGCAGCTGGTGTTGATTTGTA contains the following coding sequences:
- the LOC109708612 gene encoding copper transporter 6-like, giving the protein MAMGGGSGMGDGMGMPMPMPPPPSSMSMPTPMPSDDGMGGNGKMMMMHMTFFWGKRVQVLFSDWPGDRGLGMYVASLVFVLALAALAEAFSAASGRLARPGSGPLAAALLTLLHAARMGIAYLVMLAVMSFNVGVLIAAIVGHALGFLFARSGIFAKGSGPVDAEAQPNTHPPPPSKS